A genomic window from Salvia hispanica cultivar TCC Black 2014 chromosome 5, UniMelb_Shisp_WGS_1.0, whole genome shotgun sequence includes:
- the LOC125190888 gene encoding WRKY DNA-binding transcription factor 70-like, with the protein MGSLSLDNFHARKRKALVKLVKGKEIAVQLQTLLHENSEPVTEQQLAFQIYRSFSYTLSDLSSCTIQIPAVEGGASASSSDDTKKKKMKKRGVKDLRGCYKRRRTSDSWVTLSPTMEDNYAWRKYGQKTILNSDYPRSYFRCTHKQDGCKALKQVQRIKGDEIMYHTTYLIHHTCNETLRARPLIVDSDPIDANLISFQTNITLEQDQHCNHSSKKPLIVSSVKREQCVSEDTSHEAKSTLEDPWNEITGLDTLGYKPVWTPYQDEVESASLDGLHMEVNQLCGIQNFHYFDDHMY; encoded by the exons ATGGGGAGTTTGAGTTTGGATAATTTTCATGCAAGGAAAAGAAAAGCTTTGGTGAAGCTGGTGAAGGGCAAGGAAATCGCAGTCCAGCTTCAAACCCTTCTTCACGAAAATAGCGAACCGGTTACGGAGCAGCAACTTGCCTTCCAAATCTACAGATCTTTCTCTTATACTCTCTCTGATCTCAGCTCCTGCACTATCCAGATCCCAGCCGTTGAAGGCGGCGcctccgcctcctcctccgacgacaccaagaagaagaagatgaagaagcgCGGGGTCAAAGATCTGAGGGGTTGTTACAAGCGGAG AAGGACCTCAGATTCATGGGTGACTCTTTCTCCAACTATGGAAGATAATTATGCTTGGAGGAAATATGGACAGAAGACCATCTTGAATTCCGACTATCCCAG GAGCTACTTTAGGTGCACCCATAAGCAAGATGGCTGCAAAGCCTTAAAACAAGTGCAAAGAATCAAAGGAGATGAAATCATGTACCATACCACATACTTGATCCACCATACATGCAACGAGACGCTAAGGGCCAGACCACTCATCGTGGATTCAGACCCGATTGACGCGAACCTAATCAGCTTTCAGACAAACATCACATTGGAACAAGATCAGCATTGCAATCACTCCTCCAAAAAACCCTTGATTGTTTCATCAGTGAAACGCGAGCAATGTGTGAGCGAGGACACGTCCCATGAGGCCAAATCGACGTTGGAGGACCCATGGAACGAGATCACGGGGCTAGACACATTGGGGTACAAGCCGGTCTGGACTCCCTATCAAGATGAAGTAGAATCTGCTAGTTTGGATGGGCTTCATATGGAGGTTAATCAGCTTTGTGGCATACAGAATTTCCACTATTTTGATGATCACATGTATTGA